The following proteins are co-located in the Myroides profundi genome:
- a CDS encoding SWIM zinc finger family protein — translation MNDLLSYIYNNPSSLTKGKGGDELFLAKYSEIQKKTDAPCFFWGNVKDPFMMARCLITLSNVVKSSFNLSPADLAKLKDPIATAGDGRVRFEGFSHCAGVYARVDVLPDGLDGEFLENGTTNVDFNQPMLTALNSIKQKENVLLSIGQKEVSIQTEDKKIVERKVPLPIKWIKGLSTVQIYLSKAEKVHTFNKIQTQQLFRGIPKGVVKNDYYLILRGNMPSFSPVKSNNGICVGAIHRLRLLEPLLPYMDYMQVFPHPNMQSTTWQLYFGDIRFSLSLSREAFRGFSGEGAALESLIEDVDDEWIDAMDKYAYANQRFNPTMFAMEEGMSFTDADSLTGRLAAMGLLGFDLDDNAFFYRRLPFKLERILSLNPRLKNAEKLLAENKVEIISDANGRIEARVEGTGGVRHTVVLDSDQERCTCEWYGKYQGDRGMCKHVLAVKKMTSKS, via the coding sequence ATGAACGATCTATTATCTTATATATACAATAATCCTTCTAGCTTAACGAAAGGCAAGGGAGGGGACGAATTATTCTTAGCGAAGTACAGTGAGATACAGAAGAAGACTGATGCTCCATGCTTTTTTTGGGGTAATGTGAAAGACCCTTTTATGATGGCACGTTGTTTAATCACGTTGTCTAATGTGGTGAAGTCTAGTTTTAATTTATCTCCTGCTGATCTGGCTAAGCTAAAAGACCCTATTGCTACAGCTGGGGATGGTAGAGTGCGATTTGAGGGATTCTCTCACTGTGCAGGAGTGTACGCTCGTGTAGATGTATTGCCTGATGGATTAGATGGGGAGTTCTTAGAGAATGGGACTACGAATGTAGACTTTAACCAACCGATGCTTACTGCGCTGAATAGCATTAAGCAAAAGGAGAATGTACTGCTGTCAATAGGTCAGAAGGAGGTTAGTATTCAGACTGAGGATAAGAAAATAGTGGAACGCAAAGTACCTCTTCCGATTAAGTGGATTAAGGGACTGAGTACGGTACAGATCTATCTGTCTAAGGCAGAGAAAGTACATACGTTTAATAAAATACAGACTCAACAACTGTTTAGAGGTATTCCGAAAGGGGTAGTAAAGAATGATTATTACTTGATATTGAGAGGTAATATGCCTTCTTTTTCCCCTGTTAAATCAAACAATGGTATTTGTGTAGGTGCTATTCATCGTTTACGATTATTAGAACCTTTATTGCCTTATATGGATTATATGCAGGTCTTTCCTCATCCGAATATGCAGAGTACCACGTGGCAGTTGTATTTCGGAGATATTCGATTTAGTTTGTCTTTATCTCGTGAAGCTTTTAGAGGTTTCTCGGGAGAGGGAGCAGCATTAGAGTCGTTAATAGAGGATGTGGATGACGAGTGGATAGATGCGATGGATAAGTATGCTTATGCAAATCAACGCTTTAACCCGACGATGTTTGCAATGGAAGAAGGGATGAGTTTCACTGATGCAGATAGTCTGACAGGGCGATTAGCAGCTATGGGATTATTAGGGTTTGACTTAGATGACAATGCTTTCTTTTATAGAAGATTGCCCTTTAAGCTAGAGCGTATCCTAAGTCTAAATCCTCGCCTAAAGAATGCTGAGAAACTACTAGCTGAGAATAAAGTAGAGATTATTAGTGATGCTAATGGACGGATAGAAGCTCGTGTAGAGGGAACTGGTGGTGTGAGACATACAGTAGTCTTAGATAGTGACCAAGAGCGATGTACTTGTGAGTGGTATGGTAAGTATCAGGGAGATAGAGGGATGTGTAAGCATGTGCTGGCGGTGAAGAAGATGACGTCAAAGAGTTGA
- the nadE gene encoding NAD(+) synthase has translation MVNNTKMNTSAVTDYIVNWLKEYAQNARVSGYVIGISGGIDSAVTSTLCAMTGLPLLCVEMPIHQDPSQVSRAKEHISFLKEKFTNVSSTVADLTSTFETLKTAVPSSNDEAILNLTLANTRARLRMTTLYYYAGLHRSLVAGTGNKVEDFGVGFFTKYGDGGVDVSPIADLMKSEVRAIGEYLGVPSSIIIAKPTDGLFGDERSDEDQLGANYDELEIAMLAHEKGAKAEDFTGREKEVFEIYSRLNRINQHKINPIPVCIIPIEFK, from the coding sequence ATGGTAAACAACACTAAAATGAATACTTCAGCAGTAACAGATTATATCGTTAATTGGTTAAAAGAATATGCGCAGAATGCAAGAGTAAGTGGATATGTAATAGGAATATCAGGTGGTATTGATTCTGCGGTAACCTCAACACTATGCGCTATGACGGGACTACCGCTATTATGTGTTGAAATGCCAATCCATCAAGATCCCTCACAAGTATCAAGAGCAAAAGAACACATCTCTTTCTTAAAAGAAAAGTTTACTAATGTATCCTCTACTGTGGCCGACTTAACGTCTACATTTGAAACATTAAAAACAGCTGTTCCTTCTTCAAATGATGAAGCTATCTTAAATCTTACACTTGCCAACACACGTGCTAGATTGCGCATGACAACGTTATACTACTATGCCGGACTACACAGAAGTCTAGTAGCAGGAACAGGAAATAAAGTAGAAGACTTTGGAGTTGGTTTCTTTACTAAATATGGCGATGGTGGTGTAGATGTAAGCCCTATAGCAGACTTAATGAAATCAGAAGTACGTGCTATCGGAGAGTACCTAGGAGTTCCTAGTAGTATTATAATAGCTAAACCAACAGATGGATTATTTGGTGATGAGCGATCTGACGAAGACCAACTAGGAGCTAATTATGACGAATTAGAAATAGCTATGCTAGCACACGAAAAAGGAGCTAAAGCAGAAGACTTCACAGGAAGAGAAAAAGAAGTTTTTGAAATATATAGTAGATTAAATAGAATCAACCAGCATAAGATTAACCCTATACCTGTTTGTATAATTCCTATAGAATTCAAATAA
- a CDS encoding RNA polymerase sigma factor translates to MKLIRLHKKKLEDYIDDLCAHKRVAQKEVYDLVSGKMLSVCRQYIKDIHYAEDVMIAGFMKVFTNIDKFERKGNFEGWIRRIMVNESISFLRAQKSFHYIEDVEVREEVVEDDIELSIEDIQLLIDQLPEGCKAVFNLYVIEGYKHQEIAELLKIQEGTSKSQLAQARKLLQQQLAILKTQGVWNGIK, encoded by the coding sequence ATGAAGTTGATAAGGCTACACAAAAAGAAATTAGAAGATTATATAGATGATCTGTGTGCTCATAAAAGAGTTGCTCAGAAGGAGGTCTATGACCTTGTGTCTGGTAAGATGCTCTCTGTTTGTAGACAGTATATTAAGGACATTCACTATGCTGAGGATGTGATGATAGCAGGGTTTATGAAAGTCTTTACGAATATAGATAAGTTCGAAAGAAAAGGGAACTTTGAAGGGTGGATAAGACGTATCATGGTGAATGAGTCTATTTCTTTTTTACGTGCTCAGAAGAGCTTTCATTATATAGAGGATGTTGAGGTAAGAGAAGAAGTTGTAGAAGATGATATAGAACTGTCTATTGAGGATATACAATTATTAATAGATCAGTTACCAGAAGGGTGTAAAGCGGTGTTTAATTTATATGTAATAGAAGGATATAAACATCAAGAGATAGCAGAATTATTAAAAATACAAGAGGGGACATCTAAATCTCAGTTAGCACAAGCTAGAAAATTACTACAACAGCAATTAGCAATCTTAAAAACACAAGGAGTATGGAATGGAATAAAATAG
- a CDS encoding TCR/Tet family MFS transporter, translating to MQSNKINSIVIFITITIILDSAGFGIIFPVLPELLEHVLHADLSTAAKYGGVLTLAYAFMQFIFAPILGIISDRYGRRRVLLLSLFGFSIDCFIMAVAHSYWILFISRLIAGLTGATFAVASATITDVTDEDNRTKYFGYLNAAFNIGFIVGPLVGGLLGEYHFTYPFYFAGILGLLNVLYGYFFFPETNTSRSLKRLSLKEISPLQSLKSIKRFKQLSLLFIVFFLLSAASHSMESTWSFYTMIQFDWSKQQVGISLTIIGIIGFLVQAYLLQYLSTKLSDQRLVYIGLLTSFIGLLLLSYCVTEIQLWVGITLYLLGSIQQTGFQSMLSKSLDQQHQGELQGVLGSLNGLTTIVAPPVFTYCFYLYTQDNTLPYLPGIAFAIAALLLLISLLLLLRHKK from the coding sequence ATGCAATCAAACAAGATTAACAGCATCGTAATATTCATTACGATCACCATTATATTAGACAGTGCTGGCTTCGGTATTATCTTTCCAGTATTACCAGAACTATTAGAACACGTACTACATGCTGACCTCAGCACAGCAGCGAAGTACGGAGGTGTACTTACATTAGCTTATGCCTTTATGCAATTTATCTTTGCACCGATCTTAGGGATTATTAGCGATCGTTATGGACGTAGACGAGTATTATTACTTTCTCTTTTTGGATTCTCTATAGACTGTTTTATTATGGCAGTTGCTCATAGTTATTGGATACTATTCATCAGTCGTCTTATCGCAGGATTGACAGGTGCCACCTTTGCTGTAGCATCAGCTACCATTACAGATGTTACGGATGAAGATAACAGAACGAAATACTTCGGTTACTTAAATGCAGCTTTTAATATTGGTTTTATCGTAGGCCCTTTAGTAGGAGGGTTATTAGGAGAATATCATTTTACTTACCCTTTTTACTTTGCGGGAATATTAGGTTTATTAAATGTTCTTTATGGGTATTTCTTCTTTCCAGAAACCAATACTTCACGTTCACTGAAGCGATTATCACTAAAAGAAATCTCCCCTTTACAATCTCTAAAAAGTATCAAACGCTTTAAACAACTAAGTCTACTATTTATTGTATTCTTTTTACTTTCGGCTGCATCACATAGCATGGAGAGTACGTGGTCATTCTATACTATGATACAGTTTGATTGGAGTAAACAGCAAGTTGGAATCTCACTAACCATTATAGGCATCATAGGTTTCTTAGTACAAGCATACCTATTGCAATACTTGTCTACTAAACTATCAGACCAAAGACTTGTCTACATCGGTTTATTAACCAGCTTTATAGGATTACTCTTATTGAGTTATTGTGTTACTGAAATACAACTCTGGGTAGGTATCACATTATACTTACTAGGAAGTATACAACAGACAGGTTTTCAGTCTATGCTATCTAAGTCACTAGATCAGCAACATCAAGGAGAACTACAAGGTGTATTAGGAAGCCTTAATGGATTAACGACTATTGTGGCTCCACCAGTATTTACCTATTGTTTCTACCTATACACTCAGGACAATACCTTACCATACTTACCTGGTATAGCCTTTGCCATAGCAGCTTTATTACTCCTAATTAGCTTATTACTACTCTTGAGACATAAGAAGTAA
- the rlmN gene encoding 23S rRNA (adenine(2503)-C(2))-methyltransferase RlmN, with amino-acid sequence MQIDKKDIRSLSKEQLRDFFVSQGDKAFRGNQVYEWLWSKGAHSFEDMSNLSLATREMLDANFVINHIKVDSMQVSTDGTIKNGVKLHDGLIVESVLIPTETRTTACVSSQVGCSLDCEFCATARLKRMRNLNPDEIYDQVLTIDQQSRQNHGHPLSNIVFMGMGEPLMNYNNVQKAIEKITSEEGLGMSPKRITVSTSGLPKMIKKLADDGVKFKLAVSLHSAIEETRNRIMPFTKNFPLTELRESLQYWYSKTKSRVTYEYVIWKGINDDKASVDALVKFCKYVPCKVNLIEYNPIDDGEFQQADERATNSYIAALEKNDITVVVRRSRGKDIDAACGQLANKS; translated from the coding sequence ATGCAAATAGACAAAAAAGACATCAGAAGTTTATCTAAGGAACAATTAAGGGATTTCTTTGTTTCTCAGGGAGATAAGGCATTTAGAGGAAACCAAGTATACGAGTGGTTATGGAGTAAAGGGGCTCATAGCTTTGAGGATATGAGTAACTTATCATTGGCTACCCGTGAGATGCTAGATGCTAACTTCGTAATTAATCATATCAAAGTAGATAGTATGCAGGTAAGTACTGATGGTACTATCAAGAATGGTGTGAAGTTACACGATGGTCTTATTGTAGAGTCTGTTTTGATTCCTACAGAAACACGTACTACAGCTTGTGTATCTTCTCAGGTAGGGTGTAGCTTAGACTGTGAGTTCTGTGCTACTGCACGCCTTAAGCGTATGCGTAACTTGAATCCTGATGAGATTTATGATCAAGTATTAACAATCGACCAACAAAGTAGACAGAATCATGGACACCCGTTGTCTAATATCGTGTTTATGGGAATGGGAGAGCCGTTAATGAATTATAATAACGTACAGAAAGCCATTGAGAAGATTACTTCTGAAGAAGGGCTAGGAATGTCTCCTAAGCGTATCACAGTGTCTACTTCAGGATTGCCTAAGATGATTAAGAAGTTGGCAGATGATGGGGTGAAATTTAAGTTGGCAGTGTCTTTACACTCTGCTATCGAAGAGACACGTAATCGTATTATGCCTTTTACTAAGAACTTCCCATTAACGGAGTTGAGAGAATCACTTCAGTACTGGTATAGTAAGACGAAGAGTCGCGTTACGTATGAGTATGTGATTTGGAAAGGAATTAACGATGATAAAGCTTCTGTGGATGCATTAGTGAAGTTCTGTAAATATGTACCGTGTAAAGTAAACCTGATTGAATACAACCCTATCGATGATGGAGAGTTTCAACAGGCGGATGAACGTGCTACGAATAGCTATATAGCGGCTTTAGAGAAGAATGATATCACTGTAGTGGTACGTCGTAGTCGTGGTAAAGATATTGATGCAGCTTGTGGTCAGTTGGCTAATAAATCATAA
- the gldB gene encoding gliding motility lipoprotein GldB: MTFSKFTNLSSVVLLVSCVFWSSCGDKQSELDKEINAIPIDMTVTRFDQEFFKSKDADLASIKKQYPYFFNENLSDEFWIKKKQDTIFIELNEEVEKKYQDLGELPKQLEDFFKHVKYYYPHETSKKKVITLISEVDVTAKAIYADSLALIALDTYLGKDHHFYVSFPEYLRPSFEPTQILPDLAESFVLQKIGGNRDRTFLGGMVQYGKVLYAKKLLLPKVNDAYIMGYTLEQMQWCQENEQEMWRYFIENNLLFDTDSKLSSRFLTAAPFSKYYLDIDGDSPGRTGAWLGWQIVNAYMQNNNVTLHDLFNTDAKEIFEKSKYKPKK, from the coding sequence ATGACTTTTTCCAAATTTACTAATTTATCTAGTGTTGTATTACTAGTGAGCTGTGTTTTTTGGTCTAGCTGTGGAGATAAGCAGAGTGAACTTGATAAAGAGATTAATGCTATTCCTATAGATATGACTGTTACTCGTTTTGATCAAGAGTTCTTCAAGTCGAAAGATGCTGATCTTGCAAGTATTAAAAAACAGTATCCGTATTTCTTTAATGAGAATTTATCTGATGAGTTTTGGATAAAGAAAAAACAAGATACCATATTCATTGAGTTAAATGAAGAGGTAGAGAAGAAATATCAAGATTTAGGTGAATTGCCAAAGCAATTAGAAGATTTCTTTAAACATGTGAAGTATTATTATCCACATGAGACTTCGAAGAAAAAGGTAATCACATTAATCTCGGAAGTGGATGTGACTGCAAAAGCTATTTATGCAGATTCGTTAGCATTGATTGCTTTAGATACTTATTTAGGGAAGGATCATCATTTCTATGTTAGTTTTCCTGAGTATTTAAGACCATCTTTTGAGCCTACACAGATATTACCTGATTTAGCAGAAAGCTTTGTGTTACAAAAAATAGGAGGCAATAGAGATCGTACTTTCTTAGGAGGTATGGTACAATACGGTAAGGTATTATATGCTAAGAAATTATTGTTGCCTAAGGTTAATGATGCTTATATCATGGGGTATACTTTAGAACAGATGCAGTGGTGTCAGGAGAATGAACAAGAGATGTGGAGATATTTTATAGAGAATAATTTATTATTTGACACAGACAGTAAGTTGAGTAGTCGCTTTCTTACAGCTGCTCCTTTTTCTAAGTATTATTTAGATATTGATGGTGATAGCCCAGGGAGAACTGGAGCTTGGTTAGGTTGGCAAATTGTCAATGCGTATATGCAAAATAATAATGTAACTTTGCATGATCTGTTTAATACGGATGCAAAAGAAATATTTGAAAAATCAAAGTATAAACCAAAGAAGTAA
- the dnaG gene encoding DNA primase: MISKSTIDAVFDAARVEEVIGDFVTLKKSGSNYKGLSPFVNEKTPSFMVSPVKQIWKDFSSGKGGNAISFIMEHEHFSYPEAIRYLAKKYGIEIEETEQSDEEKEQLNEKESMFIVSEFAKKYFEETLFNAEEGKAIGMTYFKERGFTQETIKEFGLGYSPDQWSAFTDAALQKGYSLEYLEKTGLTIVKEDRKFDRFKGRVMFPIQSMSGRVLGFGGRILITDKKAAKYLNSPESDIYHKSKVLYGIYHAKQEIAKQDNCFLVEGYTDVIQMHQTGIKNVVASSGTALTPDQIRLISRLTKNITMLFDGDAAGIRASLRGVDLILEAGMNVRVCPLPDGEDPDSFARKHSKEQLDEYFKNNATDFIRYKANLLMGEAKNDPIKKAELIRDMVQSISKIPDQIQREIYVQECARIMDISEDVIFNSLAQIGRKELAEANKKYTQERKQMEVVHSEQQPKEAIDPQYNLERKIIEILLLYGNMEELFIELLLDVNEDNEVIEVEHKVEQKVYERIYLSLQEDEVQLTNPMFKVIYKDIMDYYHHNTWDLEKYLKTLDPEMAQEVTNIIMEDEKEALHNWESQNIIVKQKEQGVSQYVTETILTLRMFLLNTMIEKYKVKLKDSDEKRSYEMLTLIMDYTSLMNMFSKRLGQVTSRFKTIED, translated from the coding sequence ATGATTTCCAAAAGTACCATAGATGCTGTATTTGACGCTGCTCGTGTAGAGGAGGTGATAGGCGACTTTGTAACTCTGAAAAAGTCAGGGAGTAATTACAAAGGCTTAAGCCCTTTTGTAAACGAGAAGACTCCGTCATTTATGGTGTCACCTGTGAAGCAAATATGGAAAGACTTTAGTTCTGGAAAGGGAGGTAATGCGATTAGCTTTATTATGGAACATGAGCACTTCTCTTATCCTGAAGCAATACGATATTTAGCAAAGAAGTATGGTATCGAAATAGAAGAGACAGAACAGAGCGATGAGGAGAAAGAACAACTGAATGAAAAGGAGAGTATGTTCATCGTGTCTGAGTTTGCGAAGAAGTATTTCGAAGAGACATTGTTCAATGCGGAAGAAGGTAAGGCAATAGGAATGACTTACTTTAAAGAGCGTGGCTTTACTCAAGAGACAATTAAAGAGTTCGGATTAGGATATTCTCCAGATCAGTGGAGTGCTTTCACAGATGCAGCTCTTCAGAAGGGATATTCTTTAGAATACTTAGAGAAAACAGGGCTTACCATCGTAAAAGAAGACCGTAAGTTTGACCGTTTTAAGGGAAGAGTTATGTTTCCTATTCAGAGTATGTCTGGTCGAGTATTAGGATTCGGAGGACGTATTCTTATTACTGATAAGAAAGCTGCTAAATACCTAAACTCTCCTGAGAGTGATATCTATCACAAGAGCAAAGTACTATATGGTATCTATCATGCTAAACAAGAAATTGCCAAACAAGATAACTGTTTCTTAGTAGAAGGGTATACTGATGTTATACAGATGCATCAGACAGGTATAAAGAATGTCGTGGCTTCTTCAGGTACTGCATTAACGCCTGACCAAATACGTTTGATTAGTCGATTGACTAAGAATATTACGATGTTATTTGATGGGGATGCTGCAGGTATTCGGGCTTCTCTTAGAGGGGTAGACTTGATATTAGAGGCAGGGATGAACGTACGCGTATGTCCTTTGCCTGATGGAGAAGACCCAGATAGTTTTGCTCGAAAGCATTCTAAAGAGCAGCTAGACGAGTATTTCAAGAATAATGCTACTGACTTTATCCGTTATAAGGCTAATCTATTAATGGGGGAAGCGAAGAATGATCCTATTAAGAAAGCAGAGTTAATTAGAGATATGGTACAGAGTATCTCTAAGATTCCTGATCAGATACAGAGAGAAATCTATGTGCAGGAATGTGCTCGTATAATGGATATTTCTGAGGATGTAATCTTTAATTCTTTAGCTCAAATTGGTCGAAAAGAATTAGCTGAGGCAAATAAGAAATATACACAGGAGAGGAAGCAGATGGAGGTGGTGCATTCAGAGCAACAACCAAAAGAAGCAATTGATCCACAATATAATTTAGAACGCAAGATCATCGAGATATTACTATTGTATGGTAATATGGAAGAGTTGTTTATAGAGCTCTTATTAGATGTGAATGAGGACAATGAGGTAATAGAGGTAGAGCATAAAGTAGAACAGAAGGTATATGAACGTATTTACCTTAGTTTGCAGGAAGATGAGGTACAGCTAACCAATCCAATGTTCAAAGTGATTTATAAAGATATTATGGATTACTATCATCACAATACTTGGGATCTGGAGAAGTATTTAAAGACATTGGATCCAGAAATGGCTCAGGAAGTAACTAATATTATCATGGAGGATGAGAAGGAAGCTTTGCACAATTGGGAGTCTCAGAATATTATAGTGAAACAGAAGGAGCAGGGGGTATCTCAATATGTGACAGAAACGATATTGACATTAAGAATGTTCTTATTGAATACCATGATCGAAAAGTATAAGGTAAAGCTGAAAGATAGTGATGAGAAGAGGTCTTATGAGATGCTTACGCTAATTATGGATTACACAAGTCTGATGAATATGTTCTCTAAGCGATTAGGTCAAGTAACATCAAGATTTAAAACGATAGAAGACTAA
- a CDS encoding polyprenyl synthetase family protein, whose translation MNIVQQIKQPIQNEMELFEKKFRNSMTTKVALLNRITYYIVNRKGKQMRPMFVFLVAKMVAGEVNERTYRGASVIELIHTATLVHDDVVDDSNKRRGFFSLNALWKNKIAVLVGDYLLAKGLLLSIDNGDFDLLRIISVAVREMSEGELLQIEKARRLDITEEVYYEIIRQKTATLIAACCSLGAAAVDPDNAELIEKMRKFGELIGMAFQIKDDLFDYTDGPIGKPTGIDIKEQKMTLPLIYALNTSEPKEKKWLINSVKNHNEDKRRVKEVIAFVKQKGGLEYATTKMVEYQQEALNILQEFPESTYREALFTMVNYVIERKK comes from the coding sequence ATGAACATAGTACAGCAAATAAAACAGCCTATACAGAATGAGATGGAGCTTTTTGAAAAGAAGTTCCGCAACTCAATGACTACTAAGGTAGCCTTACTAAACAGAATCACTTACTACATTGTAAATAGAAAAGGGAAGCAGATGCGCCCTATGTTTGTATTTCTAGTAGCGAAGATGGTGGCAGGTGAGGTTAATGAGCGTACTTATCGAGGAGCTTCTGTTATAGAGCTAATTCATACTGCTACTCTAGTACACGATGATGTAGTAGATGATAGTAATAAGCGCCGTGGCTTCTTCTCACTTAATGCTTTATGGAAGAATAAGATAGCCGTGTTAGTAGGTGATTACCTATTAGCAAAAGGGCTTTTATTGTCTATTGATAACGGTGATTTTGATTTACTTCGAATTATCTCAGTGGCTGTACGTGAGATGAGTGAGGGAGAATTACTTCAGATAGAGAAAGCTAGACGATTAGACATTACAGAAGAGGTGTATTATGAGATCATTCGTCAGAAGACAGCTACATTGATTGCAGCTTGTTGTTCATTAGGAGCTGCTGCTGTAGATCCAGATAATGCAGAACTTATAGAGAAGATGCGTAAGTTCGGGGAGTTAATCGGTATGGCATTCCAGATAAAGGATGACTTATTTGATTATACGGATGGACCTATTGGTAAGCCGACAGGGATTGATATCAAAGAACAAAAGATGACACTTCCTCTTATTTATGCTTTGAATACCTCAGAACCTAAAGAGAAAAAGTGGTTGATAAACTCAGTAAAAAATCACAATGAGGATAAAAGACGTGTGAAAGAAGTCATCGCATTCGTTAAACAAAAAGGAGGTCTAGAATACGCTACTACTAAGATGGTAGAGTATCAACAAGAGGCTTTAAATATACTACAGGAGTTTCCAGAATCTACTTATAGAGAAGCTCTGTTCACGATGGTGAATTATGTTATAGAAAGAAAAAAGTAA
- a CDS encoding fumarate hydratase: protein MDFIYQDPYPIQKDDTQYKKISSDYVKVEKLGDREILVVDPKAIEMIAETAMTDVSFMLRTSHLEKLKAILDDPEATDNDRFVAYNLLQNAKVAVEGQLPSCQDTGTAIVVAKKGENVYTGSNDAESLSKGIFETYQKKNLRYSQIVPISMFEEKNSGSNLPAQIDIYATQGAKYEFLFLAKGGGSANKTFLYQKTKSLLNDKNLTEFIKEKIMDLGTAACPPYHLALVIGGTSAEANLAAVKKASAGYYDNLPTSGNMGGQAFRDLEWEKKLQLICQESKIGAQFGGKYFTHDVRVIRLPRHAASCPVGLGVSCSADRNIKAKITAEGLFVEQLETDPGRFLPAVAPHLEEPVVIDLDKPMKEQLAELTKHPIKTRVMLNGTVIVARDIAHAKIQEMLDNGQEMPEYFKNHPVYYAGPAKTPDGMPSGSFGPTTAGRMDPYVDSFQAVGGSMIMLAKGNRSQAVTDACKKHGGFYLGSIGGPAAILAKENILSVEVVDFPELGMEAVRKIVVKDFPAFIITDDKGNDFFADL from the coding sequence ATGGACTTCATATATCAAGATCCGTATCCGATTCAGAAAGATGATACGCAGTACAAAAAGATTTCTTCTGACTATGTAAAAGTAGAAAAATTAGGAGATAGAGAGATATTAGTGGTTGATCCTAAAGCGATTGAGATGATTGCTGAGACAGCGATGACAGATGTGTCATTCATGTTAAGAACATCGCACTTAGAAAAATTAAAAGCTATCCTAGACGATCCGGAAGCGACAGATAACGATCGTTTTGTGGCTTATAACTTATTACAAAACGCAAAAGTAGCAGTAGAAGGACAATTACCTTCTTGTCAAGATACAGGTACTGCTATCGTAGTGGCAAAAAAAGGAGAAAACGTATATACGGGATCGAATGATGCTGAGAGTTTATCTAAAGGTATCTTCGAAACATACCAAAAGAAAAACTTGCGTTACTCTCAGATCGTACCTATCAGTATGTTTGAGGAGAAAAACTCAGGTTCTAACTTGCCAGCACAGATCGATATCTATGCTACACAAGGAGCTAAATATGAGTTCTTATTCTTAGCGAAAGGTGGAGGGTCTGCTAACAAGACATTCTTATACCAAAAAACAAAATCTCTTCTTAATGATAAAAACCTAACGGAATTTATCAAAGAGAAAATCATGGACCTAGGTACTGCTGCTTGTCCTCCATATCACTTAGCATTAGTGATCGGTGGTACATCTGCTGAGGCAAACTTAGCAGCTGTAAAGAAAGCATCTGCTGGATACTATGATAACTTACCTACTTCTGGTAATATGGGAGGTCAAGCGTTCCGTGACTTAGAGTGGGAGAAAAAATTACAATTAATCTGTCAAGAGTCTAAGATTGGAGCACAGTTCGGGGGTAAATACTTTACTCATGATGTACGTGTGATCCGCCTTCCTCGCCACGCTGCTTCATGTCCTGTAGGATTAGGAGTATCTTGTTCGGCAGATAGAAATATAAAAGCGAAAATCACTGCAGAGGGATTATTCGTAGAACAATTAGAGACTGATCCAGGACGCTTCTTACCTGCTGTAGCTCCTCACTTAGAAGAGCCTGTGGTAATCGACTTGGACAAGCCAATGAAAGAACAATTAGCAGAGTTAACGAAGCATCCTATCAAAACTCGTGTAATGTTAAACGGAACTGTTATCGTGGCGCGCGACATCGCTCACGCTAAGATCCAAGAGATGTTAGACAATGGACAAGAGATGCCAGAATACTTCAAGAATCACCCAGTGTATTATGCAGGGCCAGCTAAGACTCCAGATGGTATGCCATCAGGAAGCTTCGGACCTACTACAGCAGGGCGTATGGATCCTTATGTAGATAGTTTCCAAGCGGTAGGTGGAAGTATGATTATGCTTGCGAAAGGTAACCGTAGTCAGGCGGTAACTGATGCGTGTAAAAAACACGGTGGTTTCTACCTAGGTTCTATTGGAGGACCAGCTGCTATCCTTGCAAAAGAGAATATCTTAAGCGTAGAGGTAGTTGACTTCCCAGAATTAGGAATGGAAGCTGTACGTAAGATTGTAGTGAAAGACTTCCCTGCCTTCATCATCACTGATGATAAAGGAAATGACTTCTTCGCAGATCTATAG